The sequence GAGCGTAAGCAATGAAGCAGAAGCTGTTTTCGATTCTGCCAGCATTAAAATTAAAGATTTCGAAAAAATAAAAAGTAATGCAACTGAAATTATAGAATCAACATCTAAAAGTGTTGACTCTATCTCAGATAAAATTGCTAATATGAAACTGGAGTCTAAAATTGAGAAGAAAGATTCTCTAAACAAAAATTCTGAAAAAATTGTAGTCAATGTTCCGGCACCGAAAATTATTAAAGAAACCAAAATCATTTACAAGGACAAACCGAAAAATGAAAACTACGAACAAATTGTTTCAAAAAACAAAATGACAAAAACCGGACTTCTAGAATTAAAAGTAAATGATGCAGAAACCGCAAAAGAGATAGTAAAAGAACAAGTGAAAAAATATGATGGTTTCATTAAAAGTGAAAATATTTCTTTAAATAACAACGAGAAAAAAATCGCTTATCTTAAAGTAAGAGTTCCGATTCAAAAGTTTGATTATCTAATGGAAGATCTGAGCTACAACATTGGAGAAATTGAAAATAAAGGAATTTATATCAGCGGTCAGGATTTCGTGAACAATACTTTATGTGACGTAGAAATAACTCTATATGGAGACAATGAAAGTCTTGCTGTAAAAGAAAAACCTGAAGGCTTCGGAGCACAATCTCTGGCAGCAGTTTCGTCCGGTTGGAACGTGATCACTTCAATATTCTTATTTATTCTTCCGCTTTGGCCTTTGTTTCTAATCGCCGGGATTGGTTATTATTTTTACAAAAAGAAAAACAACAATCTCCCTGGGAATGATTCTAATTAATTAGAAAAGTTTTAATTAAATTTTAAGGCAAGATTTTATATTAGAATTAATATTCATACTAAATTTGTTTTATCAAAATTTCAAAAGAGAAAAAAAATTGAACCGAGATTTTACCTTATTCAAAAATTTGAATCAAAACAATAAAGAAATTAATAGTTTTCATATATTAATATTTGTGATTTGGTGTAAAGTAAAAGGCTCTCAATGCGAGAGCCTTTTATGATTATTTCATGTTCACTATTTTATCAACAACATACTTCGTATTCCCTCTCCAAGGTAAAGTTCCGTTGTATTCTTTGTAATGAAGATCAAAAGTTTTACCACTGTTGAGTTCCAGCTGTTTGAAAATTTCAGGATCCGTTACAGAAAATTCAAACTCGTAACTTGTTACAGTTCCGGTTTTTCCTCTTCCAAAACCTTCCTGAATTAATTTGCCCTCGTATGTTTTAAAAACATAGCCTTTATTGATGGCGTAATTGAGGTAACCAGATTTCACGCCTTCTCCGAAAACGAAGAAAAATTTATACCAGATAAAAACTCCCACAAGAAGTAAAATTACTCCCAAAGTGATTAACCAAGATTTTTTCATACAAGATATTTAGTGTCTTTAAATTTAAAGAAATTATTTTGCAATACTTCTAGAAATCACAATTCTTTGGATTTCAGAAGTTCCCTCATAAATTTGAGTAATTTTTGCATCTCTCATTAATCTTTCTACGTGATATTCTTTCACATATCCGTATCCACCATGAATCTGAACTGCTTCAATGGTAGTATCCATCGCAACTTGAGAAGAATATAATTTAGCCATCGCTCCTATTTCAGAAATGTCTTTTCCGGCATCTTTTTCTACAGCCGCTTTAAAACAAAGCATTCTTGCCGCAGTAATCTGAGTTGCCATATCTGCCAATTTGAAAGCAATCGCCTGGTGATTGATAATTTCAGTTTTGAAAGCTTTTCTGGTTTTAGCATATTTCAGAGCCATCTCGTAAGCTCCTGAAGCAATTCCTAAAGCCTGAGAAGCAATCCCGATTCTACCGCCATTCAAAACAGCCATTGCAAAATTGAATCCGAAACCGTCTTCACCGATTCTGTTTTCTTTAGGTACTTTTACATTGTTGAAAAGCAAAGAATGCGTATCGCTTCCTCTGATTCCCAATTTGTCTTCTTTTGGTCCGATCTCAAAACCTTCCCAACCTCTTTCTACGATAAAAGCGTTGATTCCTTTATGTTTTTTCTCAGGATCTGTCTGAGCGATTACAATATAATAGGTAGCTGTACCACCATTTGTGATCCAGTTTTTCACACCATTTAAAAGATAATAGTCACCTTTGTCTTCTGCTGTGGTTTTTTGAGAAGTCGCATCAGAACCTGCTTCCGGCTCAGATAATGCAAATGCTCCGATTACCTGACCGCTTGCCAATGGTGTAAGATATTTTACTTTTTGTTCTTCAGAAGCATATTTTTCTAAACCAGCACAAACTAATGAGTTATTTACAGACATTACAACTGCTGCAGAAGCATCAATTTTTGCAATTTCCTCCATTGCCAAAACATAAGAAACGCTGTCCATACCGGCACCGCCATACTGAGGATCAACCATCATTCCCAAAAGTCCCATTTCGCCCATTTTCTTTACTTGCTCAGTAGGAAATTTTTGATCACGGTCTCTTTCAATTACTTCTGGTAATAGTTCGTTCTGTGCAAAATCTCTTGCTGCCTGCTGAATCATCAGCTGTTCTTCGGATAAATTAAAGTCCATAAAAATTATAATTAGATGGTCGTAAATTAATACTTTTTAATCAAATCTGAAAAAAAAATTAACAATTGCGATTTGTAAACAGATTTATGTTATTTTTACAAAAATGCTTATATTTAAAATCCTAATATTAAATATTTAACAAATTATGACGATCAAAAGATTATTCGATATACCGCACCAGGCTTTAGAAAAACTCCCAAATGATGTAATGTTCGCTACAAAACATCAAGGTGAGTGGATAAAGACGTCAACTCAGGAGTTTGTAAACCAAGGAAACAAAATTTCGAGAGGACTGTTGAAATTGGGTATAAAACCCGGAGATAAAATAGCTCTGATTACTACCAATTCTCGTACAGAATGGGCAATCATGGATCTTGGGCTTTCACAAATCGGAGTTGTTTCAGTTCCTGTTTATCCGAGCATTTCACCCGAAGATTACGAGTTTATATTTAATAATGCCGAAATAAAATATTGCTTTGTTTCTGATAAAGAACTTTTGGCTAAAGTGATGAAAATCAAGCACAACGTTGCTTCACTACAAGGTGTTTTCACATTTGATAATATTTCCGGAGCAGCCAATTGGAAGGAAATTCTCGATTTGGGTGAAGATGATTCTACACAAATGGAGGTGGAAGATCTTTCAAAAGCTATTAATACTCAAGATTTAGCTACTTTAATTTATACTTCCGGAACTACAGGGAAACCAAAAGGCGTGATGCTAACTCACGAGAATATTGTTTCGAATGTTTTGGGATCGCTTCCAAGAATTCCGAGACGAAAAAGTTTAGACTACAAAGACACGAGAGTTTTAAGTTTTTTACCGATTTGCCATATTTTTGAGAGAATGCTTTTTTATCTTTTTCAATACAATGGTTTTTCAGTCTATTTCGCTGAAAGTATTGAAAAAATGGGTGAAAATGTAAAAGAGGTAAAACCTCACTACATGAGTGTAGTTCCGAGACTTGTAGAAAAAGTTTATGACAAAATCTACAACACCGGTTCATCTGCAGGTGGTTTAAAACAAAAAATATTTTTCTGGGCATTGAATTTAATTCAGAAAAAGAAAGAAGTTACAAAACCTTCCGGTCTGTCTGAAATTATTGCAGACAAACTGGTTTTCAAAAAATGGAGAGAAGGTTTAGGTGGTGAAATTATCACTTTGGTTTCTGGTTCTGCGGCTTTATCAACAAGATTAAATTTAATGTTCCAAAATGCCGGAATTCCTATTCTTGAAGGATATGGCTTAACGGAAACCTCACCTGTAATCTCTGTAAATTCATTTGCAAAAATGAAAGTGGGAACTGTGGGGCATCCTTTGGATAACTTGACCGTTAAAATTCAGCAAGATGGCGAAATTACGGTAAAAGGACCATCTGTTTTTAAAAGCTATTTTAAAAACGAAGAACAAACCAAAGAAACATTTACAGAAGACGGATTTTTCAAAACGGGAGACATTGGACATATCGACAGTGAAGGATTTTTGCAGATTACCGACCGTAAAAAGGAAATGTTCAAAACTTCCGGCGGAAAATATATCGCTCCTCAAACGATTGAAAATTTAGCCAAAGCTTCGAAATTTATCGAACAGGTAATGGTAGTTGGTGACGGCGAAAAAATGCCATGCGCATTTGTACAGCCAGATTTTGAATTTGCTAAAAATTGGGCAATGAGAAATAACCTCAACATCGGCTCTACTCCGCAGGAAATTGCAAGTAGCCCTGAACTGAAAGAAAGAATTGAAAAAGAAATCAACGATATCAACGAGCATTTAGGAAACTGGGAAAAGATTAAAAAAATAGAGCTTACCCCAGAAGTTTGGAGTATTGAAGCCGGACTTTTAACTCCTACCCTCAAACTGAAAAGAAAGGCGGTAAAAGAGAAGTTCAAATATCTGTATGACAAAATGTATGATCATCACGATTAAGGTAAATGAACCGTTTCAGTTTTTGAAGCGGTTTTTTTAGGTTTAAACACAAATTGCACGGATTGTTTTATCCAAAATTAAATTTAAAAAGTATGAAGATTTTTCAACAGGTAAAATAAAGCCACCCCTACAAAGGAGGGGAATTATAATTTTTTCATCGAAAAGTTCAGACCTAAAAAAACGGCTTCAAATTTTTGAAGCCGTTTCTATTTTGTAAAAAGTTTTAATTAAAACTTGATGATAGAATTCATTTTTTCAGTTTCTTCGTTTACCAACTCGTCGTCAACAAGAATTTTTCCCGAATGTTCATCGATGATGATTTTCTTTCTCTGAGCAATTTCCATTTGCTTTTGTGGTGGAATTGTGAAGAAAGATCCTTTCGGCGCTCCTCTTTCAAGACCTACTACTGCAAGACCTGTAGAAGAGTTTGTTCTGATTCTGTGATAAGATGCCAATAATCTCTCGTCGATTTTAGAAGCAAATTCGTCAGATTTTGTGATCAGATAATCTTCTTCTTTTTGAGTTTCAGAAATCAAACCTTCCAATTCTTCTTTTTGAATTTTAGGTGGTTTTTAAGATTTTCGATTTTAGTATTCAACTCATTCAGAGTTTCTTCTTTGTGACCGATTTTAGCTCCAAATTCTTTGATTCTTTTGTCAGAAAGCTGAATTTCAAGTTCTTGATATTCAATTTCTTTTCCTAAAGCTTCAAATTCTTTATTGTTTCTTACGTTATCTTGTTGAGATTTGTATTTTTCGATTAAAGATTTCGCATGATTGATAACTTCATTTTTGTTGCTGATCTGATCATTCTGCTCTTTAATCTCTGCATGAAATTTTTCCGCTCTTTTTTCTAGGCCTTCAATCTCGATTTCAAGATCTTCAACTTCGATTGGCAATTCTCCTCTTGTATTTCGGATCTCGTCCAATCTTGAATCGATGATTTGCAAATCGTATAAAGCTCTTAATTTTTCTTCGACTGAAATTTCGGTGATTTTTGCCATATCTATAGGAAATAATTTACTGGGTTTGTTTTTTCACTAGATTTTAAGATTGCAAATGTACTAAATTTTTGTGATAAAATTTCAAATAATTGCTGACTTACCAATTGCTCAGATTCATAATGTCCAATATCGCAAATCAGCATTTTAGATTCTGCTAAAAAATAATCGTGGTATTTGAGATCTCCCGTAAGATAGGCGTCACATCTTTTTGAGAGTGCAGACTTTATTCCGCTTGCCCCGGAACCACCCAAAACGCCTACTCTTTTGATTTTCTTTTCATTGAAATTAGAATGTTTGATGATATTCAAATTGAATTTATCTTTCACAAAATCCAAAAACTCTTTTTCATCCATTTCAGTTTCAAACTCGCCATACATTCCCAAACCAGAATATTGATTTTCGTTTTCAAGCTGATAAATCTGATGTGCAACTTCTTCGTAAGGATGTGCAGATTTCATTGCAGCAACAATTTGATTTTGTTTAAAAGATTCAA comes from Chryseobacterium sp. 3008163 and encodes:
- a CDS encoding DUF4349 domain-containing protein produces the protein MKKYILLLAAATSFTMCKKGEATNSQLEKSLNSVDSMTTDISDKAKSVSNEAEAVFDSASIKIKDFEKIKSNATEIIESTSKSVDSISDKIANMKLESKIEKKDSLNKNSEKIVVNVPAPKIIKETKIIYKDKPKNENYEQIVSKNKMTKTGLLELKVNDAETAKEIVKEQVKKYDGFIKSENISLNNNEKKIAYLKVRVPIQKFDYLMEDLSYNIGEIENKGIYISGQDFVNNTLCDVEITLYGDNESLAVKEKPEGFGAQSLAAVSSGWNVITSIFLFILPLWPLFLIAGIGYYFYKKKNNNLPGNDSN
- a CDS encoding acyl-CoA dehydrogenase, with protein sequence MDFNLSEEQLMIQQAARDFAQNELLPEVIERDRDQKFPTEQVKKMGEMGLLGMMVDPQYGGAGMDSVSYVLAMEEIAKIDASAAVVMSVNNSLVCAGLEKYASEEQKVKYLTPLASGQVIGAFALSEPEAGSDATSQKTTAEDKGDYYLLNGVKNWITNGGTATYYIVIAQTDPEKKHKGINAFIVERGWEGFEIGPKEDKLGIRGSDTHSLLFNNVKVPKENRIGEDGFGFNFAMAVLNGGRIGIASQALGIASGAYEMALKYAKTRKAFKTEIINHQAIAFKLADMATQITAARMLCFKAAVEKDAGKDISEIGAMAKLYSSQVAMDTTIEAVQIHGGYGYVKEYHVERLMRDAKITQIYEGTSEIQRIVISRSIAK
- a CDS encoding AMP-dependent synthetase/ligase, producing MTIKRLFDIPHQALEKLPNDVMFATKHQGEWIKTSTQEFVNQGNKISRGLLKLGIKPGDKIALITTNSRTEWAIMDLGLSQIGVVSVPVYPSISPEDYEFIFNNAEIKYCFVSDKELLAKVMKIKHNVASLQGVFTFDNISGAANWKEILDLGEDDSTQMEVEDLSKAINTQDLATLIYTSGTTGKPKGVMLTHENIVSNVLGSLPRIPRRKSLDYKDTRVLSFLPICHIFERMLFYLFQYNGFSVYFAESIEKMGENVKEVKPHYMSVVPRLVEKVYDKIYNTGSSAGGLKQKIFFWALNLIQKKKEVTKPSGLSEIIADKLVFKKWREGLGGEIITLVSGSAALSTRLNLMFQNAGIPILEGYGLTETSPVISVNSFAKMKVGTVGHPLDNLTVKIQQDGEITVKGPSVFKSYFKNEEQTKETFTEDGFFKTGDIGHIDSEGFLQITDRKKEMFKTSGGKYIAPQTIENLAKASKFIEQVMVVGDGEKMPCAFVQPDFEFAKNWAMRNNLNIGSTPQEIASSPELKERIEKEINDINEHLGNWEKIKKIELTPEVWSIEAGLLTPTLKLKRKAVKEKFKYLYDKMYDHHD